In the genome of Daucus carota subsp. sativus chromosome 9, DH1 v3.0, whole genome shotgun sequence, the window ACCGTATTATACCAAAATAGTAAAACATATTATGTGatcaattctcctaaaaccttgATGCGTTGGGAGTTGGGACTTAAGAtgagggcttaccaggatcatattatattctaacattcccccaCTTGAAAGCCCATtttctgataccatgttaagtgaccaattcttcTAAAAGCTCGGGGTGCTGAGATGAGGGCTTTttcaggatcatattatattctagtaAAACCCCATCTAATTTTCATATACTAATCATGTTTATCTCTAGAACTGTAATACACTTAGGATCTTTAAATTACTTTGCCATAATTTCAAAGTAATAAAACCCAATATCTCTGTAATTAAAAGACttgataaaaataatgaaaacaagTTAATCAATCACCTCCACAGACAGCATAACAAATCAAAGTATGACATGCAGTTACCAGTAATACAACAGTGCAATATTAACTTGCCTGAGAAAGAATCAACAAGAGATTGTGCTTCAGGACTCCCATTAAACTCCCGAATAGCCTCGTAAACACCAGCATAATCCCTAGTCCACAATCGCTGACCAATTTTCCATGCAGCAGTCACTTCAGGCCTATTCTCTTTAACCACTCTAGGGACATTCTTCCACACAAATCTAGCACTATTACTGCAACACAAACATCACAAAGACCTTAAGAAAACAAATCAAAAGATTCAAAACCAATAAACCAGTAAACACAGTGGAAAAAATACACGTAACCAAATATCTATAATTACATACACATTACAAAGACCACTTAAAATCACAAATCAGTATCAATAAGACTCATCAAAACCATTAAAACCAAATCTAACCAAAAAAAACACATCATCAAATATTCACAAATTAAATTTCGAAAGTCGCAATCTTAACTTACATACAAATTACAACATTAACTAAACCtctaaaaaatcaatcaaaacatACACATCGGCAAAATTTTCATAACTTATACTCTAAAGCGCGTGCACAAACACATTGGGAACACTACTTAAAAACACTAATCAGCACCAAGTAAACCTCCATAAGAAcctaaattataaaatctaataaaaacatCAACTAATCACAATTTTCACTTTagtaaacacacacacacattacaaGCACCAATTTAAAACACTAGAGGACATCAATTATACcctaaccccccccccccccccccccccccccaaaaaaaaaaaaattaactacaaacaaaattaacaaacatATCATCACATTATTATAATGTACATCTTATTACACCCATACATTACAAACACCACTTTAAAAACACtaaaattatcaattaaaccTCGAAAAACCCCGAAAGAATaactaaaaaacaaaacaacaaacacATCATCGCACAATTACAACCTTCATCTtaatccacacacacacacattacaaAACACCAGTTAAAAACACCAATTAAGCCTCTCAAAGACCCTAAAAATAATCCAAAATCCAAAATCACATACATATCGTCCACGTAGATATGACCGAGGAGATGAATTGCGTAGGGCCAGTCTTCGTTGTTCACAACACCTTCAGTAGAGCCCTAAATAGCACGAAAATCACGAATTAGGGTTTTTATACATACAGATTCTGTGTGTATAGGTAAGTAAGCACCTGAAGCATGAGATCGTCGCACATTTCGGCGATCTTTTCGTAAGATTTGGAGGATATAGCTTCCGTTAACGCCGTGTAATCCATTCTTCTTGCTCAAATATTCTGTGTATATTGTTGCACTTCACTGTAACACTTCATAAGAGAGATGTAAGATGAAATTGGGCCGGGTTgatcgggtcgggtcgggtcgcaTTGGTTTATTTATCAAAGCTaagttttgttttgaataaatagttttaaagatatttaaattaaatatctgTGTTGTTCatgtataattttcttttccttttggtGTATATACAATTATAGAATAGGATTTTGCTGCAAAAAAACAAAAGTATATTGAATATGATTTTTGTTCGATAATGAAatttggagtttaacttgtgttTTTGAAGTTTGAAGAGAAGATGCGAACCCAAAATATGAAAGATACttatgataattatttttcttaaatataaattataaatttatattcacaaAAGAAATTGAACAATATTAAGCCAaaagcatatttttttatattaaaataagtgTAATAATTGAGATGAAATATAAAAAGGGACAGAACAATTCTGTATATCTCTTGTAATTATGttgatcctttttttttttatgataaagttCTCTGGCTAGTGCCTCTTCTATTTCATTTAAGGTACAtaactttttatatttgaaaccgACTAATGCATGTTCAAACCTTATAATAATACAGTAGGAATTGGTAGTATAAATTAAGCCTAACTTCTTTTTCTACAAGATATCAAGCCTTACTTGAAAGTCCTTATGTGTTAATCACATAGTGATTAGTGAGTCCTgagtaatatataatcaaaacttCATTACtggatttaattatataaattaagatATTAGAGTAACATACCATTAGAGAATGATATATAGCTcacatatatgaatataaataaaccCCGCAAATGCAAAATCATAAACCCATTGTTGGACTCctaataatattaatgtaaAAAAACAAGCAACTTTAACAGAGGGTAAAGATTCATAATAAAACcacatcaaaaataaaaaccttAAGCCACTTCCTCCTTTTTTTCTGCAGCCGGACTGCCATTATCAGTGTCGGCCTTAATAGCTTGTTCGCCTCTCCCATTGTTTTCATCAACGTCTAGCACATCATCCATCATGTCATCCTCTCCGGCGTTGATATCTTcgacatcatcatcttcattgttGCTTCCCCCAGAAATTTTTCTTCTCTTGGGTCCATGCTCAAGCCTGTGGGTCTCCAACTCTTGGTCCATAGTTTCTTGCAAATTCAATGCATCATTGTTTCCCTTCCGGGTGTTTCTTGCATTTTGCCACCTCTCCAGCTCCTTCTCAACATTGGCAACAGATCGCTCAGCAAGCTGTTTCTGATATTGGGATAACTCCTCCCTCCTAGCAGCCTTCCATTCTTGAAATATCTGGATAAAGGGAttggaagaaaagaaaattgaacACTCCAGTTGTATAGGGGCTATATACAATGAAGCATATTTATGTTTCACATTGATGCTAAGAAGGCAATCATTGCAAAATGGAACCTGAACCAAAGTTTCGGCAAGCAACATCGTGAAAATTATTTAGTAAAACATAAAAATGGCAACAAACGTTGTGCAAGACGTATACGACCAGACAATCTAATAATCAATTTTGGAACACTACCACGTGCAGGGTGATAGTAAAGTTTCTGCCAGACTGGCTGCTAGTATAAAATTGGATGCAAATGCAATGAGTCCAGGTTTTGGCCAACATTCTTTTTTATTGAGACACATGTCTCAACAGATGCAAGGCATTGCCTTGAAGGCAACACAGAGGCCAAAATTGGCATATGATGCATAACTGTTGACCTGTAAAACATGATTTTTTTAAGATCAGGAATCAACACTAATGCAAGCCATCCATATGTCTTAATAAATGCAACTACAACAACAAAGAGGCAAACATCATATGATGCATAATCGTTGACCCCTAAACACGAACAAGTTACTACAATGCCATTTCTGGCACTGTAACAGATTATGAGAAAATATAACTGTTTTTAATTTGAGGGTGTGCAAACTTTATGCACATTCTGAAACAATACTTCGAAGGTTGTCGTGGCAACTGCTTTGCATTGATTAATGTTTGTCTACAAATGCACTACAGACAGGGAACAAAACTTAGCAAAAAAGGCCCAAAGCGCTAAAATTAAAGACATAGTCATGGAAATCGATAAGACAAGCTAGACAACATGTTCCCTGTTAAGAGCAACAGCAGTAGCAGATACAGTATGCAGAAGTAGTTACAGTAATGTTGGAGTCTATATGAGTATTAGTAAGAGAACTTTAGTCATTTACCATCTTGGGAGTTGGTTACAATGTTAGGGTCTATAAATACTTGTTTACATCTGTAGTTCTGTACTTCCAGTTCACGGATTGAAATATGAATATGGAAAATTTTCTACCACTCCCTCTTTCTAGTTCTCTAAATTTCTTTCTACATTGCTATCTTCTCCTGCAATTTTCTATCTCAACTTTGTCTATTCTCTACATTTCTGTTCTTATCTCTCTATTTCTGCCTCTGCTCTCCTAGATCTCTCTGTTATTGTGTTGTTCTATCCTAGCTCTGCTTCAATTAACTGAAAAGTGCAAAAACATATATAGAACTCACTCAAGTATCATCAAacccttagagcatctccaatagtctcttatctcactcctaaatataatataaaatattgactcTTATTGACTTGATGTgggttcaactccaacaacactTCTTATATTCACTCCTTATTTTgtgttatattattaaaagtaagtCATGTGCATAAAAGTACAAAAGAAAGTAGATGGAGAGAAAATGTTtgcttacaaatttattattaaatattggtcaAGAGTGACTAGTAGCTCTTAAaattgaggagagagaagaggaaTTTAGGGAATTTAAGAGTCACTAGGAGCCTATTGGAGCAAGCAAAATTACAATCCTCTTCcaattttaatttaagagcCACTATAAAGatgctattggagatgctcttacattcCCACTATTGGCACCTTCTATTTTTTGCTTTCACATCTTATCTTATTTGACTTCTTGTTGCTTTATACTTTGAAACATGTAATTAATCTGAAAGAGCATCATATATTAATTGCATCTCTTTTATGGAATTTATGTGTTATGATCTCATTGAAAGTGAGAGTGAATATCCTCACACTCTTCTATTCTATTACTGCGCATATGCTATTTATATCGTCTTTACTTGCATATGACATACTTAGGTACACATAAGTAATTCGGAGATGATACTTGTTAAATTCATTTTAAAGGATAAATAGAGTCTTCCACTTTCAGTCCTGTACAAGTTTACATCGTATCTACTCTCAATTGACATTATGagtttgaattttatataagGAATTTATGTGGAAGTGCATAAGCTATCTATGGTCtcatgttttattatttaacaatCAAAACTGATTAATGGTGCTTACCAATTTTAAGCAAACACAAAGATGGTGCTAAAATTCTCTACCAACAAAACTTTAAGCAACACAAAGATACCTTTTCCTTCCGCTGTTCCACCGAAGTTACATCTTCATCCAATGGTTTGGCAAACGAGTAATGAATAGGAGGCTCTGCCTTGGTCCTGAAAGCATACAGACCAAATAAAGACGACAGGGTGTCAACCAACACAATATACAAAACTACTGGTCAGTAATAGAGGATAAACACATTGGAACACAAGATATTGAATCATTTAGTTTCTTCACACTCTGCACATGGACGAAACTTATCTTTGGCTCAATAAAATTGTGAAATGGATACTTTTGgaccaaaattaaaaataacctGAGATGAAAAAAGAAATGAGTGCATAAGCAATAAGTAGATGGGCAAAACAATGCCATAAAGTGCAGAAAAGCTGGAAGATACCAAAACTTCATTGGGCATACTgataatttcaattaaataccTTAAAAACTTCCCAAGCTTGCTGTGGTGCTCACTCCACCGAATAAATAACACCTCCAATTCCTTCTCTTCAGCCTTGGCTGCAACTCGTGCTCTAAGAGTCTAATAGACAACGTGCAATAATATCAGAATCTATAACTCACTCAAATACTGGATTTATTGCGGGTGGAGAATAAGGACAAAGTTGAAAAACTTTAGAACATTCAAGATAAGTAACTAACCAAATCTCTCCTCCGCTTTTCTGCAATTTGCTCGCGCTCCTGCTGCCTCAACATTTCACTTTCTTCACGTGCTTTTTCTTCAGCCTACATGAGATTTGACTCATTTTTAACAGTTATATATAAACTGatgaaaaataaacaaaataaattgtcACTCATCCAAGTGTCTAATGATAGTCCAAAGGACACACTGCAATCCTGAACAACGAAGATTCTAGGCAATCATCTTTTTCAACTTTATAATCATGTTTTGAgtgataatatgataatatgatTAGGTCGATAAAGGATGAAAGGATGTGGCCTCACTCTTCTAAAATTGTTCCCCATATTTAAGTTCTAAATTCAGTCAAATCAACCAAAACTGAAACAAATATCATATACATCTACTGAAATTTATAACATCATGTGCCCAACATTCAGTACAAGTGTCTACATCTTTATCTATAGATGCATAACAAGGGAACATGCTTATCTTACAAATTCTTGTGCCAGtaataatatgttaaaaatgGAAACGAGGAACGGTGGggacataataaaaaaattattttattgtgtATTTCAGGTAGCGTGACTGCATGAGAGAACAAAGgtataataacaaatataaaattatgaaagaTAACCTTTAACTCATTTTTGTAAGTTCAGTGACAAGATAGAGTTATGCCACCCCCATGACTTTCTCAAGTGGTATTCTACTAAGAATAGTTGAAGGTTG includes:
- the LOC108201101 gene encoding COP9 signalosome complex subunit 8, yielding MDYTALTEAISSKSYEKIAEMCDDLMLQGSTEGVVNNEDWPYAIHLLGHIYVDDINSARFVWKNVPRVVKENRPEVTAAWKIGQRLWTRDYAGVYEAIREFNGSPEAQSLVDSFSEVYTKRMFQLLRSAYSTISIQETALFLGMNEEDATKYVLQQGWSVDPASTMFTVKKQAIVTEQKLDPSKLQRLTEYVFHLEH
- the LOC108201099 gene encoding uncharacterized protein LOC108201099, with the protein product MGSTAVAEKTEEQLRREIIELRRQQREITERLRDPRGIRRGGLSGSGPGNRGFVPGGNRQRNFANRNEENQPAPKRRLSSAVVKIEDGEIVDDDDVKDVGNKESAVEEKESIEVVEPSQNEKMNPTWPRRVVDQRPRMMDSEAPPVPRVLPKDEDPSIVKRNKRMLGQLLGTLERFRKEDAKISGTEAYMRRSDSLKRAEEKAREESEMLRQQEREQIAEKRRRDLTLRARVAAKAEEKELEVLFIRWSEHHSKLGKFLRTKAEPPIHYSFAKPLDEDVTSVEQRKEKIFQEWKAARREELSQYQKQLAERSVANVEKELERWQNARNTRKGNNDALNLQETMDQELETHRLEHGPKRRKISGGSNNEDDDVEDINAGEDDMMDDVLDVDENNGRGEQAIKADTDNGSPAAEKKEEVA